In one window of Helianthus annuus cultivar XRQ/B chromosome 17, HanXRQr2.0-SUNRISE, whole genome shotgun sequence DNA:
- the LOC110924778 gene encoding ultraviolet-B receptor UVR8-like: MQLGGSHHGALSNPQKEISVNQDLDEGQVKEISGLDWIKVAGVASGSEHSVITTENGVIMTWGWGEHGQLGLGDTCDHTCPQVSVHAIKNEHSS, translated from the exons atgcag ctTGGGGGGAGCCATCATGGGGCTCTTAGCAATCCTCAGAAGGAAATCTCGGTCAACC AGGATTTAGATGAAGGCCAAGTAAAGGAAATCTCTGGACTGGATTGGATAAAAGTTGCGGGAGTTGCATCAGGATCAGAGCACTCGGTCATCACTACAG AAAATGGAGTAATAATGACATGGGGATGGGGCGAACATGGTCAGCTTGGTTTAGGAGATACATGTGATCACACTTGTCCTCAGGTTTCCGTTCATGCAATAAAGAATGAACACAGTTCTTAA